Below is a genomic region from Lawsonia intracellularis PHE/MN1-00.
TCTTACAAGAGTTGTATGTAATATACTGACTAAATCATACCTATGAGCTTCATTAACAAATGTAATAATTTTGTCCCCCTCCCCCCCATTAGAAGGCTTTAGAAGATCATTATATAAATATGTTATAAAATCAAAGGGTCTTGAAATATGATGTAATACAGATGTACCATATATTACATCAAATTTTTCATCTATAGAAAAAAACTCATCAGTAATAAGTCGGCAGTCAAACCCTTGTTTAACCATATTATCAACACATGATTGTCTAACTTCAACGCCTATAAACTTTGCTTTAGGATATTTTTTTTGTAAACTTTTAAAAAGTAAACCATCATTAAAACCGATTTCTAAAAAAGTCTTATTTTCTGATGATGTTATTCCACTATCTATATATGTACTAACTTGTCTGACTTTATCAGCAAATATATTTGCTTTATATTGTCT
It encodes:
- a CDS encoding class I SAM-dependent methyltransferase, with amino-acid sequence MKNIEIQSQEDATYECLLKNRQYKANIFADKVRQVSTYIDSGITSSENKTFLEIGFNDGLLFKSLQKKYPKAKFIGVEVRQSCVDNMVKQGFDCRLITDEFFSIDEKFDVIYGTSVLHHISRPFDFITYLYNDLLKPSNGGEGDKIITFVNEAHRYDLVSILHTTLVRTWKYEKQLFKISKNKIKNALQALTNEYVIDSNPPVCITGFKSLDNIYRKMKLHHISFLGNLSFMIKKV